Genomic window (Streptomyces cadmiisoli):
GCAGTGGCCAATCCACGTAGGGTGCGCGAGGCCCCTGAGACCCTTTCCGTGCAGGTCGAACGGGGGTTGGGGGGTACCTCGAACCGGTGATGCACACAGTTGAGAAGTTGGCTGAAAAGATACGGGCGCGTGCGCGGAAACCGGTCAACCGGCCGGAGTATTTCCGCCTGAGTGGCGTCCGCCCCGGCGCGCCGCCGTGCCATGCCGCTGATGCCGTCCCTGCCGGGGCGCGTACTCCTCGTCCGGCGCCGGCCGGGCCGCGCACGCTTCCGACCGCCGCAGCAGGACGCGGCAGACGGCGGTGACGGCGGCGAGGCCGACGGCGGTGCCCAGAGCACCGGCCAGGGAGGCACCGGACCACAGCAGGACCACCGGGACGAGGACACAACTGAAGGCGGCCCAGCGGATCACGTCGGAGACCGGATCCGGGGCGGGCGGGTGCTCCGGGTGGGCCTCGAGGGGCGTGAGGGGTGCGGTCATCGGGCTCCCTGAAGCGGATGGGTCACGCGGTTCAACGCCCGCCGGACCGGTCGGTCACTCCCGGATCCGGGGTCCGTGGCCGGACCGTATCGGTGAAGGGCGTGCGAACCGCCTGTACCGGGCAGCAACCATTGCGTTACCGGCGCACCCTCGTGCATGCTCCGGGGAACCCGTCGAGGACGTGCGCGGGATCTGGGCTAAGGAGGCGTGCCGCCGTACCCTTGGGGGTATGGGGTTGGGAAGATGATTCCCGGACACAGCTCCGCCGCACACTGTCGTCCCACCCATAAAAGGATCACAACGCCGAGACAGCCATGGCCGGTCACGAATTCTTCGAACCCGCGGACCGCAAGCGGCCCGTCGCCGATCCGACGGCGGCCGAGCCCCTGGCGGCGGAAGAGTCACGCCAAGCGTGCGATCCCGCTTTCAAGCACGGCGTCGTCGTCGGCTTCGACGGCTCGACCTCCAGTGAACGCGCCCTCGCGTACGCGATCGGCATGGCCCGTCGCTCCGGCGCGGGCCTGATCATCGTGCATGTGGCCAACCGGCTGCCGACCACGGTGTGGGCCGGCTGCGAGCCGCCCGTCTTCGTCGACGTTCCCGACCACCGCACCGAGGTCCTGGGCCTGGAGCTGGCCTGCGCGGACTATCTGGCCGAGGTGCCCTGGATCCTGGTCGAGCGCGGTGGCGACATCTGCCACGAGCTGGAGGAGGTCGGGCGGGAGTACGAGGCGGACGCGATCGTCGTCGGCTCCACCCACGGCGTCGTCGGGCGCATCTTCGGCTCCGTCGCGGGACGGCTCGCCAAGCGGGCCAAGCGCCCGGTCGTTGTGATTCCGTAACTCGCCGTTGGCCCAGGTGAGATGCCCCGTGGGCAGGGGCGGTCCCCTTTGC
Coding sequences:
- a CDS encoding universal stress protein, with amino-acid sequence MAGHEFFEPADRKRPVADPTAAEPLAAEESRQACDPAFKHGVVVGFDGSTSSERALAYAIGMARRSGAGLIIVHVANRLPTTVWAGCEPPVFVDVPDHRTEVLGLELACADYLAEVPWILVERGGDICHELEEVGREYEADAIVVGSTHGVVGRIFGSVAGRLAKRAKRPVVVIP